One genomic window of Desulfuromonas sp. AOP6 includes the following:
- a CDS encoding transcriptional regulator, producing MTKPAKKYSQAARLHDVIRLLEARYGATVEELVEECQVNRRTIYRDLQAIADAGYPLIRERESDGRVLYRFMTGFKNIPPITFSLAELMTLYFCRGQLSFLRGTPFSDDLDAIFGRIRSSLPPRSVAHLERLAEAAAPRFQGIRDYSGKKEILRRLREALLYQYRCTLIYSPPHRPGQEYLFDPYTLLFYKDSLYVGGYAHNRQGLRLFLVDRIQEIHCSDTRFEIPEDFRLEDLTGNAFGLINDQPLAIKVRFGPAVAHLIRERIWHPAQQLDEQPDGSVLLSFEAAGEQEILSWLYSYLPHVEVLAPASLRKTFVAGLRQALRASAKKSEAV from the coding sequence GTGACCAAGCCGGCCAAGAAATACAGCCAGGCGGCGCGCCTGCATGATGTCATCCGCCTGCTGGAGGCCCGCTACGGCGCCACGGTGGAGGAACTCGTCGAGGAGTGCCAGGTCAATCGGCGCACCATCTACCGCGACCTGCAGGCCATCGCGGATGCAGGGTATCCCCTCATCCGCGAGCGGGAGTCAGATGGACGTGTGCTGTACCGGTTCATGACCGGCTTCAAGAATATTCCGCCCATCACCTTTTCCCTGGCGGAGTTGATGACCCTCTATTTTTGCCGGGGGCAGCTGTCTTTTTTGCGGGGAACACCTTTTTCCGACGACCTCGATGCCATTTTCGGCCGCATCCGCTCCAGCCTGCCGCCGCGCAGCGTGGCCCATCTAGAACGCCTGGCCGAGGCGGCGGCTCCCCGTTTTCAGGGGATACGGGATTACAGCGGCAAGAAAGAGATTCTGCGCCGCCTGCGCGAGGCCCTGCTGTATCAGTATCGCTGCACCCTCATCTATTCGCCGCCGCACCGCCCCGGGCAGGAATATCTGTTCGACCCCTACACACTGCTCTTCTACAAGGATTCCCTCTATGTGGGCGGCTATGCCCATAACCGCCAGGGCCTGCGCCTCTTTCTGGTTGACCGGATTCAGGAGATACACTGCAGCGATACGCGTTTCGAGATTCCCGAGGACTTCCGCCTGGAGGATCTCACCGGCAACGCCTTCGGCCTGATCAACGATCAGCCCCTGGCCATTAAGGTCCGTTTCGGCCCGGCGGTAGCCCATTTGATCCGCGAGCGCATCTGGCATCCGGCCCAGCAACTGGACGAACAACCGGACGGCTCCGTGCTCCTCTCCTTTGAAGCGGCGGGAGAGCAGGAAATTCTCTCCTGGCTCTATTCCTATCTGCCGCACGTAGAAGTGCTGGCGCCGGCCAGCCTGCGCAAAACCTTTGTGGCGGGGCTACGGCAGGCGCTGAGGGCGTCGGCAAAAAAGTCGGAAGCGGTGTGA
- a CDS encoding nucleotide pyrophosphohydrolase, giving the protein MSDNQTTLQDLKEKMAAFVRERDWEQFHTPKNLSMSIAIEAGELMEHFQWLTVEQSKSLSPAALQDIGEELADIVIYALSLANTLGLDMADTVLAKMEKNIRKYPSDQVRGKAHKYTYYVTNEE; this is encoded by the coding sequence ATGAGCGACAACCAGACCACCCTGCAGGATCTGAAGGAGAAGATGGCGGCCTTTGTGCGGGAGCGGGATTGGGAACAGTTCCATACCCCGAAGAACCTGAGCATGTCCATTGCCATCGAGGCGGGCGAACTGATGGAGCATTTTCAGTGGCTGACAGTGGAACAGTCGAAAAGCCTGTCTCCCGCGGCGCTCCAGGATATCGGCGAAGAGCTCGCCGACATCGTTATCTACGCTCTCTCGCTGGCCAATACCCTGGGACTGGACATGGCCGACACGGTGCTGGCCAAGATGGAGAAGAACATCCGCAAGTACCCCAGCGACCAGGTGCGGGGCAAAGCGCATAAGTATACGTATTATGTGACGAATGAAGAGTGA
- the galE gene encoding UDP-glucose 4-epimerase GalE, translating into MSRIFVTGGAGYIGSHVVKALGEAGHEVRTYDNLSTGNHWAILHGDLVEGDIADREGLKKALRDFRPDAVMHFAAFIEVAESVRQPLKYYRNNTVNALGLLETLQELNIPRFIFSSTAAVYGTPEKVPVGEETLLAPINPYGASKMMTERFLADLAASGGDFAYVALRYFNVAGADPHSRIGQCYKNPTHLITRALKTALGEFDKLQVFGTDYPTPDGTCIRDYIHVDDLAAAHLVALRHLLDGGTSDIFNCGYGRGYSVREVVETAKRITGLDFPVEEAPRREGDPASLIADSGKITAQLGWQPRFADLDYIIQTAWDWEQALRKRA; encoded by the coding sequence ATGTCACGTATATTCGTCACCGGCGGCGCCGGCTATATCGGCAGTCATGTGGTCAAGGCGCTGGGGGAGGCTGGCCATGAGGTTCGCACCTATGACAATCTGTCGACGGGCAACCACTGGGCGATTCTGCATGGCGACCTGGTCGAGGGAGACATCGCTGACCGGGAGGGTTTGAAAAAAGCCCTGCGGGATTTTCGCCCCGATGCGGTCATGCACTTTGCCGCGTTCATTGAGGTGGCCGAGAGCGTGCGTCAGCCGCTGAAGTACTATCGCAACAACACCGTCAATGCCTTGGGCTTGCTGGAAACTCTGCAAGAGCTGAATATCCCCCGCTTTATCTTCTCCTCCACCGCCGCCGTCTACGGTACGCCGGAAAAGGTTCCTGTTGGCGAGGAGACCTTGCTGGCGCCCATTAATCCCTACGGGGCTTCGAAGATGATGACGGAGCGCTTTCTGGCCGATCTGGCGGCATCCGGCGGCGATTTCGCCTATGTGGCCCTGCGCTATTTCAACGTGGCCGGCGCCGATCCGCACAGCCGCATCGGTCAGTGCTACAAGAACCCCACTCACCTCATCACCCGCGCCCTGAAGACGGCGCTGGGGGAGTTCGACAAGCTGCAGGTGTTCGGTACCGATTATCCCACTCCCGACGGCACCTGTATCCGCGACTACATCCATGTCGATGACCTGGCCGCGGCTCATCTGGTCGCCCTGCGCCACCTTCTCGATGGCGGTACTAGCGACATCTTCAACTGCGGCTACGGTCGGGGCTATTCGGTGCGTGAGGTGGTGGAGACGGCCAAGCGCATCACCGGCCTCGATTTTCCCGTGGAGGAAGCGCCAAGGCGCGAAGGGGATCCGGCCTCGCTGATCGCCGACAGCGGAAAAATCACCGCCCAGCTGGGCTGGCAGCCCCGTTTCGCCGATCTCGACTACATTATCCAGACGGCCTGGGACTGGGAGCAGGCACTGCGCAAAAGGGCGTAG
- a CDS encoding response regulator transcription factor: MDSKTRILFVDDHEVFHECMRALFAAHEGMEIVATANNGQSAVRLAQELRPDIVVMDMSIPVLHGIEATRQIVAEKPESLVIILSGHAESDMVREAFRAGAKGYVLKEESFTELVQAIETVRAGYLFLSPRVSEIDLVEELSATFNPKPLPALVQLSPREKQVLKLLAEGKGVKEISTVLDVSSKTVETHRANLMKKLDLYNLPELTRFAVSVGLVKLSL, encoded by the coding sequence ATGGACAGCAAGACACGAATCCTCTTTGTCGACGACCATGAGGTCTTCCACGAGTGCATGCGGGCCCTGTTTGCCGCGCATGAGGGGATGGAAATCGTCGCCACCGCCAACAACGGGCAGAGCGCCGTGCGTCTGGCCCAGGAGCTGCGTCCCGACATCGTCGTCATGGATATGTCGATCCCCGTACTGCACGGCATCGAAGCCACCCGGCAGATCGTCGCCGAAAAACCCGAGTCCCTCGTCATCATCCTCTCCGGCCACGCCGAAAGCGACATGGTGCGCGAAGCCTTTCGCGCCGGGGCCAAGGGCTACGTTCTTAAAGAAGAGTCCTTCACCGAACTCGTGCAGGCCATCGAGACCGTGCGCGCCGGCTACCTCTTCCTTAGTCCCCGCGTCTCCGAGATCGACCTTGTTGAAGAACTCTCCGCCACCTTCAATCCCAAACCCCTGCCGGCCCTGGTGCAGCTGTCCCCCCGCGAAAAACAGGTGCTCAAGCTGCTGGCCGAAGGGAAGGGCGTCAAAGAAATCTCCACTGTTCTGGACGTCAGCAGCAAGACCGTGGAGACTCACCGGGCCAACCTGATGAAAAAGCTCGACTTGTACAACCTGCCCGAACTCACCCGTTTCGCCGTAAGCGTCGGCCTGGTGAAGCTTTCGCTTTAG
- the guaA gene encoding glutamine-hydrolyzing GMP synthase, with product MMSDIHSEKILILDFGSQYTQLIARRVREAHVYCELHPYDMDLQAIRDFAPQGIILSGGPKSVYDQGAPAVEEALFELGVPVLGICYGMQLMSRHFGGEVVPAGKREFGHADLHSQGQPGPLFDGFFIEGSSPVWMSHGDHVSRLPAGFEVVASTDNAPVCAIQNAARQLYGVQFHPEVNHTPRGEILIDTFVRKICGCSGSWTPGHIIEDAISRIREQVGGDRVILGLSGGVDSSVAAALIHRAIGEQLTCVFVDNGLLRLGEGDQVMATFAENMGVKVIRVDAEERFLNGLSGENDPERKRKIIGGLFVDIFEEEAGKLSDARWLAQGTIYPDVIESAGAKTGKAHNIKSHHNVGGLPDYMKLQLLEPLRELFKDEVRAIGEELGLPRQMVWRHPFPGPGLGVRILGEVKKEYADILRRADAIYIEELYSSGHYDKISQAFAVFLPVKSVGVMGDGRTYEYVVALRAVETKDFMTAGWYPMPYADLARISNRIINEVKGINRVVYDISSKPPATIEWE from the coding sequence ATCATGTCCGATATTCATAGCGAAAAGATTCTCATTCTCGATTTTGGCTCCCAGTACACGCAGCTCATCGCCCGCCGGGTGCGTGAAGCCCATGTTTACTGCGAACTGCATCCTTACGACATGGACCTGCAGGCCATTCGTGATTTCGCCCCCCAGGGGATCATCCTCTCCGGTGGACCCAAGTCCGTTTACGACCAGGGGGCGCCGGCCGTGGAGGAGGCTCTGTTCGAGCTGGGTGTACCCGTTCTCGGTATCTGCTACGGCATGCAGCTCATGTCCCGCCATTTCGGCGGCGAGGTGGTGCCGGCCGGTAAGCGGGAATTCGGCCATGCCGATCTGCACAGTCAGGGCCAGCCCGGCCCGCTCTTTGACGGCTTTTTCATTGAAGGCAGCAGCCCCGTCTGGATGAGCCACGGCGACCACGTCTCCCGCCTTCCTGCGGGTTTCGAGGTTGTCGCCTCCACGGATAACGCGCCGGTGTGCGCTATCCAGAATGCGGCGCGCCAGCTATACGGCGTCCAGTTTCATCCCGAGGTCAACCACACCCCCCGCGGCGAAATCCTCATCGACACCTTCGTGCGCAAAATCTGCGGCTGCAGCGGCAGCTGGACGCCGGGGCACATCATCGAAGATGCCATCAGCCGCATCCGCGAACAGGTCGGTGGCGACCGCGTCATCCTCGGTCTCTCCGGCGGCGTCGATTCCTCCGTGGCCGCTGCTCTTATTCATCGGGCCATCGGCGAGCAGCTCACCTGCGTGTTTGTCGACAACGGCCTGCTGCGGCTGGGCGAGGGGGACCAGGTCATGGCCACCTTCGCCGAAAACATGGGCGTCAAGGTCATCCGCGTTGATGCCGAAGAGCGCTTCCTCAATGGCCTTTCGGGGGAGAACGACCCCGAGCGCAAGCGCAAGATCATCGGCGGCCTCTTCGTCGATATCTTCGAGGAAGAAGCCGGCAAGCTCAGCGATGCCCGATGGCTGGCCCAGGGGACCATCTACCCCGACGTCATCGAATCGGCCGGGGCCAAAACGGGCAAAGCTCACAATATCAAGAGCCATCACAACGTCGGCGGCCTGCCCGACTATATGAAACTGCAGCTGCTCGAACCCCTGCGCGAACTGTTCAAGGACGAAGTCCGCGCCATCGGCGAAGAGCTGGGGCTGCCCCGGCAGATGGTCTGGCGTCACCCCTTCCCGGGGCCCGGCCTGGGCGTGCGTATTCTCGGCGAAGTCAAAAAAGAGTACGCCGATATCCTGCGCCGCGCCGACGCCATCTACATCGAAGAGCTCTACAGCAGCGGGCACTACGATAAGATCAGCCAGGCCTTCGCCGTTTTTCTGCCCGTCAAGAGCGTCGGCGTCATGGGCGACGGCCGCACCTACGAGTACGTGGTGGCCCTGCGCGCCGTCGAGACCAAAGATTTCATGACCGCCGGCTGGTATCCCATGCCCTACGCCGACCTGGCCCGCATCAGCAACCGCATCATCAACGAGGTCAAAGGTATCAACCGCGTCGTCTATGATATTTCCAGCAAGCCCCCGGCGACCATCGAATGGGAGTAA
- the guaB gene encoding IMP dehydrogenase, whose product MQDLDIREGLTFDDVLLVPAHSEVLPKEVDLTTDLTRKIKLNIPLLSAAMDTVTESRTAICMAREGGLGIVHKNMTPQEQSLEIDQVKKSESGMIVDPITMHPDQKIYEALDLMKKYRISGVPITKDGRLVGILTNRDLRFETRLDQPISNVMTKDKLVTVPPGTTLEEAKQHLHEHRIEKLLVVDDSYALKGLITIKDIEKVRKYPMACKDEFGRLRVGAAIGVSGDREERLEALIRAGVDVVIIDTAHGHSQGVLDAVVDTKRLYPDLQLIAGNIATAEAAKALIKAGADGLKVGIGPGSICTTRVVAGVGVPQISAINDVAKVAHKAGIPLIADGGIKYSGELPKAIAAGADIIMIGSLFAGTDESPGETILYQGRTYKSYRGMGSLGAMKMGSKDRYFQADVESEVKLVPEGIEGRVPYRGSLSANIHQLLGGLRAGMGYTGCRTLKELQKNAQFVRITNAGLRESHVHDVAITHEAPNYRVERQG is encoded by the coding sequence ATGCAGGATCTGGATATACGCGAAGGCCTGACCTTCGACGACGTTTTGCTTGTCCCCGCCCATTCGGAAGTCTTGCCCAAAGAAGTCGATCTGACCACCGACCTGACCCGTAAAATCAAGCTCAATATCCCGCTGCTGTCGGCGGCCATGGATACGGTGACCGAATCACGCACCGCCATCTGCATGGCGCGTGAAGGCGGCCTCGGCATCGTCCACAAGAATATGACGCCGCAGGAGCAGTCGCTTGAAATCGACCAGGTCAAGAAGTCCGAGAGCGGCATGATCGTCGATCCCATCACCATGCATCCCGACCAGAAGATCTACGAAGCCCTCGACCTGATGAAAAAGTACCGTATCTCCGGGGTGCCCATCACCAAAGACGGCCGGCTCGTCGGTATTCTCACCAACCGCGACCTGCGTTTCGAGACCAGGCTCGACCAGCCCATCTCCAACGTCATGACCAAGGACAAGCTGGTCACCGTGCCCCCCGGCACCACCCTGGAAGAAGCCAAGCAGCATCTGCATGAGCACCGCATCGAGAAGCTGCTGGTGGTTGACGACAGCTACGCCCTCAAAGGGCTGATCACCATCAAGGATATCGAAAAGGTCCGCAAGTATCCCATGGCCTGCAAGGATGAGTTCGGCCGCCTGCGTGTCGGCGCCGCCATCGGGGTCAGTGGCGACCGCGAGGAGCGCCTCGAAGCCCTCATCCGTGCCGGCGTCGACGTGGTCATCATCGACACGGCGCACGGTCATTCACAGGGGGTCCTTGACGCCGTCGTCGACACCAAACGTCTCTATCCCGATCTGCAGCTCATCGCCGGCAACATCGCCACCGCCGAGGCGGCCAAGGCCCTGATCAAGGCGGGCGCCGATGGCCTCAAGGTGGGCATCGGTCCGGGCTCCATCTGCACCACCCGCGTGGTGGCCGGGGTCGGTGTTCCCCAGATCAGCGCCATCAACGACGTGGCCAAGGTGGCGCACAAGGCTGGCATCCCCCTCATCGCCGACGGCGGTATCAAGTATTCGGGCGAGCTGCCCAAGGCCATCGCCGCCGGCGCCGATATCATCATGATCGGCTCCCTCTTTGCCGGAACCGACGAATCGCCGGGCGAAACCATCCTTTACCAGGGTCGCACCTATAAATCCTATCGCGGCATGGGCAGCCTCGGCGCCATGAAGATGGGGAGCAAGGACCGTTACTTCCAGGCCGACGTGGAGAGCGAAGTCAAACTCGTCCCCGAAGGGATCGAAGGCCGCGTGCCCTATCGCGGCAGCCTCTCGGCCAATATCCACCAGCTGCTCGGCGGCCTGCGGGCCGGCATGGGTTACACCGGCTGCCGCACCCTCAAGGAGCTGCAGAAGAACGCCCAGTTCGTGCGCATTACCAACGCCGGCCTGCGCGAGTCCCACGTCCACGACGTGGCCATCACCCACGAAGCCCCCAACTACCGCGTCGAGCGCCAGGGGTAG
- a CDS encoding M42 family metallopeptidase — MNEQDFAFFKRFVEAPSPSGFEQPAQRVFRQELTGVADSIETDVMGNVMARLRASRDDVPRVMLAGHCDEIGLMVKYIDDNGFLYFGPIGGVDAHLVPGQRVWVHGATGAIPGVIGKKPIHLIEAKERDTVAKFKNMFIDIGCSNRQEAETLVAVGDPATFAVGLQRLQGDRVTSRAFDDKMGAFIVAQVLKEVRRRGDSPVDLFGVSTVQEEIGLRGGTTSAYGVNPDVGIAIEVGHSTDYPDVDKKEIGDFRVGKGPILARGANINPVLFELLVETARDENIPYQVMGAPRATGTDANVMQLTRGGVAAALVSVPLRYMHTPVELLSLSDLENTVRLLVGLLGRITDRNMFIPV, encoded by the coding sequence ATGAATGAACAGGATTTTGCTTTTTTTAAACGATTTGTCGAAGCCCCGAGCCCGTCCGGGTTTGAACAACCGGCCCAGCGCGTGTTCCGCCAGGAACTGACCGGCGTGGCCGATAGCATCGAAACCGACGTCATGGGCAACGTCATGGCGCGCCTCCGGGCCAGCCGTGATGATGTCCCTCGCGTCATGCTCGCCGGGCACTGTGACGAAATCGGTCTGATGGTCAAGTATATCGACGACAACGGTTTCCTTTATTTCGGCCCCATTGGTGGCGTCGACGCCCACCTTGTCCCCGGCCAGCGGGTATGGGTGCACGGCGCGACTGGCGCCATCCCCGGCGTCATCGGTAAAAAACCCATTCACCTCATCGAGGCCAAAGAACGCGACACGGTGGCCAAGTTCAAAAACATGTTCATCGACATCGGTTGCAGCAACCGGCAGGAGGCCGAAACCCTGGTCGCCGTCGGCGATCCCGCCACCTTTGCCGTGGGGCTGCAGCGGCTGCAGGGCGACCGCGTCACCTCCCGCGCCTTTGATGACAAGATGGGCGCTTTTATCGTCGCCCAGGTTCTCAAGGAAGTGCGACGGCGCGGCGACTCGCCGGTGGATCTTTTCGGCGTCTCCACCGTGCAGGAAGAGATCGGCCTGCGCGGCGGCACCACCAGCGCCTACGGCGTCAACCCCGACGTGGGCATCGCCATCGAGGTGGGGCACTCCACCGACTATCCCGACGTCGACAAGAAGGAGATCGGCGACTTCCGTGTCGGCAAGGGACCGATCCTCGCCCGCGGCGCCAACATCAATCCCGTTCTCTTCGAGCTGCTGGTGGAGACGGCCCGCGACGAGAATATCCCCTATCAGGTCATGGGCGCCCCCCGTGCCACCGGCACCGACGCCAACGTCATGCAACTCACCCGCGGCGGCGTGGCGGCGGCCCTGGTCAGCGTGCCCCTCCGCTACATGCATACCCCGGTGGAGCTCCTGTCCCTGAGCGATCTGGAGAACACGGTGCGCCTGCTGGTCGGCCTCCTTGGTCGCATAACCGACCGCAACATGTTCATCCCCGTTTGA
- a CDS encoding histidinol phosphate phosphatase domain-containing protein: MIDLHTHSIYSDGELIPAELTRRAAVVGYRALAITDHGDFSNLDLIIPRLVRVAADLGKAWGFTVMAGIELTHVPPPMILAAVQEARRLGAQIVVCHGETIVEPVASGTNRAALEADVDILAHPGLMTAEEAALAARRGICLEITTRKGHSLTNGHVARMALEHGARLVVNTDSHAPGDLTPLAMARKIALGAGLSEEQFEQTRRNSDHLVRKALGVMAVRNGD, from the coding sequence GTGATCGATCTGCACACCCATTCCATCTACAGCGATGGCGAACTGATCCCGGCGGAACTGACCCGGCGGGCGGCCGTGGTCGGCTACCGTGCCCTGGCCATTACCGACCATGGTGATTTTTCCAACCTGGATCTCATTATTCCCCGTCTGGTTCGCGTCGCTGCCGACCTTGGTAAGGCCTGGGGCTTTACCGTGATGGCCGGTATCGAACTGACCCACGTGCCCCCGCCCATGATCCTTGCCGCCGTGCAGGAGGCCCGTCGTCTTGGCGCCCAGATCGTCGTCTGCCACGGCGAAACCATCGTCGAGCCCGTTGCCTCCGGTACCAACCGCGCTGCCCTGGAGGCGGACGTCGACATTCTGGCCCATCCCGGCCTCATGACGGCCGAAGAGGCCGCTCTGGCGGCCCGCAGGGGCATCTGCCTGGAAATTACCACCCGCAAGGGGCACAGCCTGACCAATGGTCACGTCGCCCGCATGGCCCTGGAGCACGGCGCCCGCTTGGTGGTCAATACGGACAGCCACGCGCCGGGAGATCTGACGCCCCTGGCCATGGCCCGCAAGATTGCCTTGGGCGCCGGTCTGAGTGAGGAGCAATTTGAACAGACCCGTCGCAACAGCGACCATCTGGTACGCAAGGCCCTGGGGGTGATGGCCGTGAGAAATGGTGATTGA
- a CDS encoding DUF4388 domain-containing protein, with protein sequence MASPTAQILIASSQDDLSPLAPLLSQQGYQVKSDGDSARILEWALKSPPALILVDTRLQEPSASRFGQLLRANSRTEGIPVFYVGEEGENVEGFRRHKDRFVPRPFNTEQLLADIHAFFRRAGQARQVSRKKADFEGSLSRLSLVDLLQVLSLNQKEGVLTLTRTRIKGTIYLLDGCVVHAHTGQVSGEKAFHRMLTWDDGLFAFSPTQVDVEASIHLPMDHLLMEGLRQNDELMQQRSSLPAPDLLLGLTVSRQQVPEDLRPVTREILDLLTYYPRCGDLVEHCSRPDYEVLQVLKELLDRGLVEVRPATATKASIQPLLSSEDILAVRNRLIPADAMPDRASGKLILLARSQQRVVSFLQALQGLGEFEANRGFLDMAEGLPLGDAGRLNLNEAFYLRLFALPSLASAAPLWHSFARRLFGVITLDGEEGVAEAERFFTGQIGVRVLSLDPAALTDNRRQDLLRCLQQLAAPFRQSLEKDKS encoded by the coding sequence ATGGCCTCTCCGACCGCACAAATCCTGATTGCCTCCTCCCAGGACGACCTTTCCCCCCTGGCCCCTCTGCTGTCCCAGCAGGGTTACCAGGTGAAATCTGACGGGGACAGTGCCAGAATCCTTGAATGGGCCCTGAAGTCACCGCCTGCGCTCATCCTCGTCGATACCCGTCTTCAGGAGCCTTCCGCCAGCCGCTTCGGTCAGCTGCTGCGGGCAAACAGCCGCACCGAGGGGATCCCGGTCTTCTACGTCGGCGAAGAGGGGGAAAATGTCGAAGGCTTCCGTCGGCATAAAGACCGTTTTGTGCCGCGTCCGTTCAATACCGAGCAACTGCTGGCCGATATTCACGCGTTCTTTCGTCGGGCCGGTCAGGCCCGCCAGGTCAGCCGCAAGAAGGCCGATTTTGAAGGGAGCCTCAGCCGGCTGTCGCTGGTCGATCTGCTGCAGGTATTGAGCCTCAATCAGAAAGAAGGCGTGCTGACCCTTACCCGCACGCGGATCAAGGGGACAATCTATCTGCTGGATGGCTGCGTTGTTCATGCCCACACCGGTCAGGTGAGCGGTGAGAAGGCGTTCCACCGCATGCTTACCTGGGACGATGGTCTCTTTGCCTTTTCGCCCACCCAGGTGGATGTCGAAGCCAGCATTCATTTGCCCATGGACCATCTGCTCATGGAAGGGCTTCGGCAGAACGACGAGCTGATGCAGCAGAGGAGTTCCCTGCCGGCGCCCGATCTTCTGCTGGGTTTGACTGTTTCTCGTCAGCAGGTACCCGAGGACCTGCGTCCCGTTACCAGGGAAATCCTCGACCTGCTCACCTACTATCCGCGCTGCGGCGACCTTGTCGAACATTGTTCGCGACCCGATTATGAGGTTCTGCAGGTTCTTAAAGAGCTGCTCGACCGCGGTCTGGTAGAGGTGCGGCCCGCCACCGCCACCAAGGCGAGCATTCAGCCGCTGCTCAGTAGCGAGGATATTCTGGCGGTGAGAAATCGTCTGATACCGGCCGATGCCATGCCAGACCGGGCCAGTGGCAAGCTGATTCTGCTCGCCCGTTCGCAGCAAAGGGTGGTCAGCTTCCTGCAGGCCCTGCAAGGCCTGGGGGAGTTCGAGGCGAACCGGGGATTTCTCGACATGGCCGAAGGACTGCCTCTGGGCGATGCCGGTCGCCTGAACCTCAACGAGGCCTTTTATCTACGGCTTTTTGCGCTTCCCTCCCTGGCCAGCGCCGCTCCCCTGTGGCATTCCTTCGCGCGTCGACTTTTCGGCGTTATCACGCTTGACGGCGAAGAGGGTGTTGCCGAGGCGGAGCGCTTCTTCACCGGACAGATCGGGGTTCGGGTTCTTTCTCTCGATCCGGCCGCCCTGACCGACAACCGGAGGCAGGACCTTCTTCGCTGTCTTCAGCAGCTGGCGGCGCCCTTCCGACAGTCTCTTGAAAAGGATAAATCGTGA